A window of the Desulforapulum autotrophicum HRM2 genome harbors these coding sequences:
- a CDS encoding alpha/beta hydrolase encodes MGTRVVALVCLPLLFLVSCAYVPMDRSYPGPQPLTPALEQAYACPPFTGTYDERIIDRQARFTIRQITFPSTRYILEAGPITVDYYDVDADKKVPVIMVLPILGGNNKIARIFARHFAENGYAAVIVHRQKKYKEFDQMDKVDLVLRQMVLDHRQVLDWIKTRHELDRGKIGVFGVSMGGIKAALVTALDPRIKASVLALAGGDLAQILAFSTEKGIKKKRLRFMAQKGITPDEFYNTLATTIQCDPLKYARYIDARKTMMILALFDRVVPFKNGRELKKKIGNPETIYLLSGHYSAILYIHHIQYQALRFFKRKIPLNLPGPS; translated from the coding sequence ATGGGAACCCGGGTCGTCGCCCTTGTTTGCCTCCCCCTCCTGTTCCTGGTTTCATGCGCCTACGTGCCCATGGACAGGAGTTATCCCGGTCCTCAACCCCTGACACCGGCCCTTGAACAGGCCTATGCCTGCCCACCCTTCACCGGCACCTATGACGAACGAATCATTGACAGGCAGGCTCGATTTACCATCCGGCAAATAACCTTTCCTTCGACCCGGTATATCCTTGAGGCCGGACCGATTACTGTTGACTACTACGATGTTGACGCTGATAAAAAAGTTCCGGTTATCATGGTGCTGCCCATCCTCGGGGGTAACAACAAAATTGCACGTATTTTTGCACGGCACTTTGCTGAAAACGGGTATGCCGCAGTCATCGTACATCGTCAAAAAAAGTACAAGGAATTCGATCAGATGGACAAGGTGGATCTGGTGCTTCGCCAGATGGTGCTGGACCACAGGCAGGTGCTGGACTGGATCAAAACAAGGCATGAACTTGACCGGGGCAAAATCGGGGTATTTGGCGTGAGCATGGGCGGCATCAAGGCGGCATTGGTGACGGCCCTTGACCCACGCATCAAGGCATCGGTCCTGGCCCTTGCCGGGGGAGACCTTGCCCAAATCCTGGCCTTTTCCACGGAAAAAGGGATTAAAAAAAAACGATTGAGATTCATGGCCCAGAAGGGCATCACCCCGGATGAATTTTATAACACCCTGGCCACCACCATTCAATGTGACCCCCTGAAATATGCCCGTTACATTGACGCCCGAAAGACCATGATGATACTGGCCCTGTTTGACAGGGTTGTCCCCTTTAAGAACGGAAGGGAACTCAAGAAAAAAATCGGAAACCCCGAAACCATCTATCTCCTGTCAGGCCATTACTCGGCGATTCTCTACATCCACCACATCCAGTACCAGGCCCTCAGGTTCTTTAAGCGAAAAATTCCCCTCAATCTGCCAGGGCCTTCCTAG
- a CDS encoding TonB-dependent receptor plug domain-containing protein, with product MNIFFSILLSPVLANDFLDMSLEELINLEVTSAAKTPTPLLKTPGAIHVITKEDIRRSGANSIPELLKMVPGMNVAQLDSNRWAISARGFNGEFANKLLVMIDGRSVYTPVFSGVYWDVQDLVLAEIERIEVIRGPGASLWGSNAVNGIINIMTRSAETTLGSQVSAWAGTGATGGLSVMQGSEIGSSSYLRLTAKGFTRGVNQLNGRDTDDDMTMGRTGFRWDYIGSDFTGKTTGSFYQGQEGANFDQVSYKGDYHDRFNDDIDMKGGHLLSSWSNQFSEKSSLSFQVYFDYTQRKGAFYDEKLQVLDVEFQHNYEPGPGHKFTWGGNLRAYFDDLTAHANVFMDPEDDQYTQFSLFVQDDYPLLKDLTLTLGTKVEHNDFTGWEFQPNARLLWEISQKISLWGAVSRAVRTPSRLDSNGGIVLALYPPGHELNPTPNAEIPLAIPIIVTFQGNDEFESEVVTAYELGLRSLVSDHASIDIALFWNNYKKLRTGSNLPPNIVFEGDLPVAIDQVSFANNELEGETYGIEASMEYQMTDDWKLIGAYSYMEMKFDFGGQLEEFLNSFYANHQASIQSRLNLSHNVEADIWVTYTDEIEVQNQPELWDLTLRLGWQPSPTWQLELVGHNLLHDHKKQLDSEIISMVSSEIERGVFLRLTCQF from the coding sequence TTGAATATATTCTTTAGCATTCTTTTATCACCTGTCCTGGCAAATGATTTTCTGGATATGTCCCTTGAGGAGTTGATCAATCTGGAGGTGACTTCGGCAGCTAAGACACCAACCCCTTTATTAAAAACCCCTGGGGCAATCCATGTGATTACAAAGGAGGATATCCGTCGTTCAGGGGCCAACAGCATTCCCGAACTTTTAAAAATGGTACCGGGGATGAACGTTGCCCAACTCGATTCAAACCGCTGGGCCATAAGTGCCCGTGGTTTTAATGGCGAATTTGCCAACAAATTACTTGTCATGATTGATGGGCGAAGTGTTTATACTCCAGTTTTTTCAGGAGTTTACTGGGATGTCCAAGATCTGGTTCTGGCTGAAATAGAGAGAATTGAGGTTATCCGTGGTCCAGGCGCTTCCCTTTGGGGGTCAAATGCCGTCAACGGGATTATTAATATTATGACCCGTTCTGCTGAAACAACATTGGGTTCCCAGGTCTCTGCCTGGGCAGGCACTGGGGCAACCGGAGGACTGAGTGTAATGCAGGGCTCAGAGATCGGTTCAAGCAGTTATTTACGCTTGACAGCCAAAGGATTTACCCGGGGTGTGAATCAATTGAACGGCAGAGATACTGATGATGACATGACAATGGGCCGGACTGGATTTCGCTGGGATTACATTGGCAGCGATTTTACCGGAAAAACCACGGGCAGTTTTTACCAGGGCCAGGAGGGAGCCAATTTTGACCAGGTAAGCTACAAGGGTGATTACCACGACCGGTTCAATGACGATATTGATATGAAGGGGGGGCACCTGCTTTCAAGCTGGTCAAACCAGTTTAGTGAGAAATCGAGCCTCTCATTTCAAGTCTATTTTGACTACACACAACGAAAAGGCGCTTTTTACGATGAGAAACTTCAAGTCCTGGATGTTGAATTTCAGCACAATTATGAACCAGGTCCTGGCCATAAATTTACCTGGGGTGGAAATTTAAGAGCTTATTTTGATGATTTAACTGCCCATGCCAATGTGTTTATGGATCCGGAAGACGATCAGTACACTCAGTTCAGCCTTTTTGTCCAGGACGATTATCCTTTACTGAAGGATTTAACCCTGACCCTGGGAACTAAAGTTGAGCACAATGATTTTACTGGTTGGGAATTCCAGCCAAACGCTAGATTATTGTGGGAAATTTCCCAGAAAATTTCCCTATGGGGCGCTGTTTCCAGGGCGGTTCGGACCCCATCCAGGCTTGATTCTAACGGTGGGATCGTTCTGGCCCTCTATCCCCCGGGGCATGAACTCAACCCGACACCCAACGCCGAAATTCCTTTGGCGATTCCCATTATCGTAACATTCCAGGGCAATGACGAATTTGAATCAGAGGTGGTGACGGCCTATGAGCTTGGCCTTCGCTCCCTTGTTTCAGATCATGCGAGCATTGATATCGCATTGTTCTGGAATAATTATAAAAAGTTAAGAACCGGAAGCAACCTTCCTCCCAATATCGTTTTTGAAGGGGACCTGCCCGTCGCAATTGATCAGGTCAGTTTTGCCAATAATGAGCTTGAAGGTGAGACCTATGGAATTGAAGCCAGCATGGAATACCAGATGACTGATGATTGGAAACTTATTGGTGCCTATAGTTACATGGAAATGAAGTTCGATTTTGGTGGCCAGTTAGAGGAGTTTTTAAACAGCTTTTATGCCAATCACCAGGCTTCCATACAATCTCGTCTCAACCTTTCTCACAATGTTGAGGCAGATATCTGGGTTACCTATACCGATGAAATTGAGGTTCAGAACCAACCTGAACTCTGGGACCTCACCCTTCGCCTTGGCTGGCAACCATCACCAACATGGCAACTGGAGCTGGTGGGCCACAATCTTCTCCACGATCACAAAAAACAGCTCGACTCGGAGATTATCAGCATGGTTTCATCTGAGATTGAACGGGGTGTTTTTCTCCGGCTGACCTGTCAATTTTGA
- a CDS encoding YfiR family protein: MRHLLLILTLTLAICWPAPGNTAEKPSEYKIKAAYLYNFAKFIRWTDSAFTDDKAPLVIVIFGKKPFNGNLTP, translated from the coding sequence ATGAGACATCTCCTTCTTATCCTAACTCTTACACTGGCTATTTGCTGGCCGGCACCTGGAAACACGGCTGAAAAACCATCTGAATATAAGATCAAAGCAGCCTACCTGTATAATTTTGCCAAATTTATCCGTTGGACAGATAGCGCCTTCACAGACGACAAGGCTCCTTTGGTGATTGTCATTTTTGGGAAAAAACCCTTTAATGGAAACCTTACACCTTAG
- a CDS encoding TonB-dependent receptor plug domain-containing protein, whose amino-acid sequence MTHFIKPYLIIIVTLFTLPSFSQADDLEMFDMDLSSLMQIQITSAGRKAQDLADVPAAVYVIDKEDIQNSSATCVPELLRMVPGLQVARISSSKWAIASRGFNGTFSNKLLVQIDGRSVYTSAYSGVYWDTLNLPLEDIEQIEVIRGPGATLWGANAVNGVINIITKTAADTQGGKVTATMGNHERGSASFRYGKQLKNDLHGRFYVNHHAQDSYTYLGDKSDADDDWQITTGGFRLDNDVGIKDSWTFQGDIYHGENNQWVDTLWIPDLPYLIRAQDQVHTNGGNLLGRWEHGISEKQSWTLQVYYDFTTRDEIYLEQTNHIVDIDFQHRFQVKNCHDLVWGMGYRVVKDDFSNSYQVEFIPDSQTNNLVSAFFQDEITLLKDRLWLTMGSKFEHNEYTGFEVQPNLRLLWKPGERHTLWASISRAIRTPSRAEDSGKVMTYVIPEPISLEIPLLGNSDLNSEQLIAYETGYRYIPSKDFSIDLSLYYNDYRELQSYYQASAFSPIYFVNSMEGQTYGLEITTAWKPVDWINTKFSYTYIDLKMEADNNQSFQIEQVTEGSSPRHQFNAQANIKLRENLHLNLWGHYTDQLDASSLSGPSNTLVVDDYINFNANIKWTPKENLEITLAGENIFDNRHLEFIQEEFKSPVEVERSLYLKITWAL is encoded by the coding sequence ATGACCCATTTTATAAAACCATATCTGATTATTATAGTCACTCTTTTCACTCTACCGTCCTTCAGCCAGGCCGATGATCTGGAGATGTTCGATATGGACCTGTCAAGTCTGATGCAGATTCAAATCACCTCTGCCGGGAGAAAGGCGCAGGATCTTGCGGATGTACCTGCCGCAGTTTATGTCATAGACAAGGAAGATATTCAGAATTCGAGCGCCACTTGCGTCCCGGAACTCCTTCGCATGGTTCCCGGACTCCAGGTGGCACGGATCTCTTCCAGCAAATGGGCCATCGCTTCCCGGGGATTTAACGGCACCTTTTCCAATAAACTCCTGGTTCAGATTGACGGCCGCAGCGTCTATACCTCGGCCTATTCCGGTGTCTACTGGGACACCCTGAATCTGCCTTTAGAAGATATTGAACAGATTGAAGTCATCCGGGGACCAGGGGCAACCCTCTGGGGAGCCAACGCCGTCAACGGCGTTATCAATATCATCACCAAAACAGCTGCGGATACACAGGGTGGAAAGGTGACAGCCACCATGGGTAACCATGAACGTGGTTCAGCATCATTTCGTTATGGTAAACAACTCAAAAATGACCTCCATGGCCGTTTCTATGTAAACCACCATGCCCAGGATTCATACACCTACCTTGGGGACAAAAGCGATGCGGATGATGACTGGCAAATCACCACCGGTGGCTTCCGCCTTGACAACGATGTGGGAATAAAAGACTCATGGACCTTTCAAGGGGATATCTACCACGGGGAGAATAATCAGTGGGTGGACACGCTCTGGATACCAGACCTCCCCTATTTAATCCGGGCCCAGGACCAGGTGCACACCAACGGTGGTAATCTGCTTGGCCGATGGGAACACGGCATCTCTGAAAAACAATCCTGGACCCTGCAGGTTTACTATGATTTCACAACCCGGGATGAAATATATCTGGAACAGACCAATCATATTGTCGACATTGATTTCCAGCATCGGTTCCAAGTTAAAAATTGCCACGATCTTGTCTGGGGCATGGGCTATCGAGTCGTCAAAGATGATTTCAGTAATAGCTACCAGGTTGAATTTATTCCTGACAGTCAAACCAATAATCTTGTCAGTGCATTTTTCCAGGATGAAATTACCCTTTTAAAAGACCGGCTATGGCTCACCATGGGCTCAAAATTTGAGCATAACGAATATACCGGTTTTGAAGTTCAGCCAAATCTGCGTCTGCTTTGGAAGCCTGGCGAAAGGCATACCCTCTGGGCCTCCATTTCCAGGGCCATCAGAACACCCTCCCGGGCTGAAGACAGTGGGAAAGTGATGACATATGTCATACCTGAGCCAATTTCTTTAGAAATCCCCCTATTGGGTAATTCTGATTTAAACTCAGAACAATTGATCGCCTATGAGACCGGGTACCGTTATATCCCATCAAAGGACTTCTCCATTGATCTGTCCCTGTATTACAATGACTACAGAGAGTTGCAATCCTATTACCAGGCATCGGCGTTTTCACCCATCTATTTCGTCAACTCAATGGAAGGCCAGACCTATGGTCTTGAAATAACGACAGCATGGAAACCTGTAGACTGGATAAACACGAAATTTTCCTACACCTATATTGACCTTAAAATGGAGGCAGACAACAATCAATCGTTCCAAATAGAACAGGTAACTGAAGGTTCTTCTCCCCGGCATCAGTTCAATGCCCAGGCAAATATTAAACTCAGGGAAAATCTGCATTTAAACCTTTGGGGCCATTACACGGATCAACTGGACGCTTCCAGTCTATCCGGGCCAAGCAACACCTTGGTTGTGGATGACTATATTAATTTTAATGCCAATATAAAATGGACACCCAAGGAAAATCTGGAAATCACGCTGGCAGGAGAAAATATATTCGATAACAGGCATCTTGAATTTATCCAGGAAGAGTTTAAATCACCCGTTGAGGTTGAGCGCAGCCTTTACCTTAAAATAACCTGGGCTTTATAA
- a CDS encoding YfiR family protein, producing the protein MRHLLLLLTLTLAFCWSTPGNTAEKPSEYKIKAAYLYNFAKFIRWPDSAFTDDKAPLVIGVFGKNPFNGNLAPLGTRSVGKHPIKIIEFKTLNEIGKCHLLFIGKSESHGLKTLLNTLKTRPIVTIGEHKAFSARGGVIQFISVRNRLRFVINLNTAKENEIQIDAQLLSLATEIIGDGG; encoded by the coding sequence ATGAGGCACCTCCTTCTTCTCCTAACTCTTACACTGGCTTTTTGCTGGTCGACACCTGGAAACACGGCTGAAAAGCCATCTGAATATAAGATCAAAGCAGCCTACCTGTATAATTTTGCCAAATTTATCCGTTGGCCAGATAGCGCCTTCACAGACGACAAGGCTCCTTTGGTGATTGGCGTTTTTGGGAAAAACCCCTTTAATGGAAACCTTGCACCATTAGGTACAAGAAGTGTAGGTAAACACCCCATTAAAATAATAGAATTCAAGACATTAAACGAGATAGGAAAATGTCACCTGCTTTTTATAGGCAAATCGGAATCCCATGGCCTGAAAACCCTCTTAAATACTCTTAAAACCAGACCTATTGTGACGATTGGAGAGCATAAAGCATTTTCAGCCCGGGGTGGAGTCATTCAATTTATTTCGGTCCGGAACCGATTACGCTTTGTTATCAATCTTAATACCGCAAAAGAGAACGAGATTCAAATTGATGCCCAGTTGCTTTCCCTTGCGACTGAAATTATAGGAGACGGTGGATGA
- a CDS encoding TonB-dependent receptor plug domain-containing protein — MNSKKISLIKITVSILATFFILFSFSQADDLEMLDMDLSSLMQIQITSAGRKAQDLVDVPAAVYVIDRDDIQNSSATCVPELLRMVPGLQVARISSSKWAIASRGFNGTFSNKLLVQIDGRSVYTSAYSGVYWDTLNLPLENIEQIEVIRGPGATLWGANAVNGVINIITKTAAETQGGKVTATMGNQERGSASFRYGKQLKNDLYGRFYASHHAQDSYTYLGDKSDADDDWQITTGGFRLDNNVGINDSWTFQGDIYHGENNQWVDTLWIPDLPYLIRAQDQVHTNGGNLLGRWEHGISEKQSWTLQVYYDFTTRDEIYLEQTNHIVDIDFQHRFQVKNCHDLVWGMGYRVVKDDFSNSYQVEFSPDSQTNNLVSAFLQDEIALLKDRVWLTIGSKFEHNEYSGFEVQPNLRLLWKPQEKHSLWASIARAVRTPSRAEDSGKVITYIIPPPFFTEVSVWGNSDFDSEELIAYEAGYRYIPSKNLSIDMTLYYNDYRDLQSYSEASPFSPVYFVNSMEGQTYGLEITTTWTPADWIDTEFSYTYIDLSMEDENNESFQSADITEGSSPQNQFYARANIKLRENLRLNLWGHYTDQLKASSISASSSNTVVDDYINFNANIKWSPKENLEITLAGENLFDNRHLEFIQEAFTSPIEVERSIYLKITWAL, encoded by the coding sequence ATGAATTCTAAAAAAATCAGTTTAATTAAAATAACGGTTTCAATTCTGGCCACCTTTTTTATTCTCTTCTCCTTCAGCCAGGCCGATGATCTGGAGATGTTAGATATGGATCTGTCAAGCCTGATGCAGATTCAAATCACCTCAGCTGGGAGAAAGGCGCAGGATCTTGTGGATGTACCTGCCGCAGTTTATGTCATAGACCGGGACGATATTCAGAATTCGAGTGCCACTTGCGTCCCGGAACTCCTTCGCATGGTTCCCGGACTCCAGGTGGCACGGATCTCTTCCAGCAAATGGGCCATCGCTTCCCGGGGATTTAACGGCACCTTTTCCAATAAACTCCTGGTTCAGATTGACGGTCGCAGCGTCTATACCTCGGCCTATTCCGGTGTCTACTGGGATACCCTGAACCTGCCTTTAGAAAATATTGAACAGATCGAAGTCATCCGGGGCCCAGGGGCAACCCTCTGGGGAGCCAACGCCGTCAACGGCGTCATCAATATCATCACCAAAACAGCTGCTGAGACACAGGGTGGAAAGGTGACAGCCACCATGGGTAACCAGGAACGTGGCTCAGCATCATTTCGTTATGGTAAACAACTCAAAAATGACCTTTATGGCCGTTTCTATGCAAGCCACCATGCCCAGGATTCATACACCTACCTTGGGGACAAAAGTGATGCGGATGATGACTGGCAGATCACCACCGGTGGCTTCCGCCTTGACAACAATGTGGGAATAAACGACTCATGGACCTTTCAAGGGGATATCTACCACGGGGAGAATAATCAGTGGGTGGACACGCTCTGGATACCAGACCTCCCCTATTTAATCCGGGCCCAGGACCAGGTGCACACCAACGGTGGTAATCTGCTTGGCCGATGGGAACACGGCATCTCTGAAAAACAATCCTGGACCCTGCAGGTTTACTATGATTTCACAACCCGGGATGAAATATATCTGGAACAGACCAATCATATTGTCGACATTGATTTCCAGCATCGGTTCCAAGTTAAAAATTGCCACGATCTTGTCTGGGGCATGGGCTATCGAGTCGTCAAAGATGATTTCAGTAATAGCTACCAGGTTGAATTCTCCCCTGACAGCCAAACCAATAATCTTGTCAGTGCCTTTTTACAGGATGAAATTGCCCTGCTAAAAGACCGAGTCTGGCTCACCATCGGTTCAAAATTTGAGCATAACGAATATTCAGGTTTTGAAGTTCAACCAAATCTTCGCCTGCTTTGGAAACCGCAAGAAAAGCACAGTCTCTGGGCATCCATTGCAAGGGCCGTCAGAACACCCTCCCGGGCTGAAGACAGCGGCAAAGTGATCACATATATTATACCGCCACCATTTTTTACCGAGGTCTCCGTATGGGGCAATTCTGATTTTGACTCGGAAGAATTGATTGCCTACGAGGCTGGTTACCGTTATATCCCATCAAAAAACCTCTCCATTGATATGACCCTGTATTACAACGACTACAGAGATCTCCAATCCTATTCTGAGGCCTCGCCGTTCTCTCCTGTTTATTTTGTTAATTCAATGGAGGGTCAGACCTATGGACTTGAAATAACGACAACATGGACTCCTGCAGATTGGATAGACACGGAATTCTCCTACACCTATATTGATCTTTCAATGGAAGATGAAAACAATGAAAGTTTCCAATCAGCTGATATAACTGAAGGCTCATCTCCCCAGAACCAGTTCTATGCCAGGGCAAATATTAAACTTAGGGAAAATCTTCGTTTAAACCTCTGGGGACATTACACGGATCAACTAAAGGCGTCCAGTATCTCTGCGTCAAGCAGCAACACGGTTGTGGATGACTATATTAATTTTAATGCCAATATAAAATGGTCACCCAAGGAAAACCTGGAAATCACACTGGCCGGAGAAAATCTTTTCGACAACAGGCATCTTGAATTTATCCAGGAAGCGTTTACATCACCCATTGAGGTTGAGCGCAGCATCTACCTTAAAATAACCTGGGCTTTATAA